The stretch of DNA CATGGTTTGGACTTTTCGGAATGTGGGTTTTTACAACTCCAGCGATAGCTCAACACATTTATGGTTTAGCTCCCGATGATATTAAAAATCCTGACTTTCAATCCGCTGGTGATTGGGTAGGAATTATCTTCGGAGTTTACAATTTTGTTTCTGCCATTTTCGCATTTGCTTTACCAGTAATTGCTAAACAAGTAGGAAGAAAGAAAACACATGCTATTTCTTTAGTCTTAGGTGGAATTGGTTTAATTTCTATGTATTTCATGCCAACAAAAGAAGCGCTAATATTTTCAATGGTATTAGTCGGAATTGCTTGGGCAAGTATTTTAGCAATGCCTTATGCGATTTTAGCGGGCTCAATTAAGCCTAAGAAAATGGGTGTCTACATGGGAATTTTCAACTTCTTTATTGTAATTCCTCAAATCATTAATGCATTAATAGGTGGGCCAATTGTAAAATACCTTTACAACGACCATGCAATTTATGCAATTGTAACTAGTGGTGTAAGTTTCTTAATTGCAGCATTATTAGTAATGAAAGTTAAAGATATCAAAGGAGAATAAGCAATGAAACAAAAAACTTTCATATTCGATTTAGACGGAGTGATTGTTGATACCGCAAAATATCACTTTTTTGCATGGCAAAACTTAGCCAAAAGTATTGGTGTCAATTTCACACACGAAGACAACGAACAGTTAAAGGGTGTTAGTCGCGTTCAATCGCTTGAATTAATTTTAGGTTTGGGAAACAAAAAGGCAACACAAGAAGAAAAAGATATATGGCTTGTTCAAAAAAATGAAGAGTATTTAACTTTTATCGAAAAAATGGATGAGTCAGAAATTCTTCCAGATGTAGAAAGAGTATTACAATTCTTAAAAGAACATAACCAAAAAATCGTATTGGGTTCGGCAAGTAAAAATGCGAAACCAATTTTAGAAAAAGTAAACTTGTTTCGATATTTTGATGCTATTGTAGATGGAAATGATGTGTCAAAAGCAAAACCAGATCCTGAAGTATTTTTAGTAGGAGCTGACAAAGTTTATTCTAAACCCAAAAGCTGTATTGTGTTCGAAGATTCTGTGGCTGGCGTCCAAGCGGCTAATCAAGCAGCTATGCTTAGCATCGGAATTGGAGAACAAAATGTATTACATGAAGCAAAATTTTGCTTTACAGATTTTACAAAAATTTCTAATGAGTTTTTATTAGACTTAATTAATTGTTAAAACAGATGAACCAAGATTATATAGTACCAAACGAATGGTCAATTATTGAAGAAGGATTTGATGCAGGCAGAGTAAAATCGTCTGAAAGTTTATTTAGTATAGGAAATGGAGCTATGGGGCAACGTGCCAACTTTGAAGAGTTTTATTCTGGTAAAACATTTCAAGGTTCTTACATTGCCGGAGTTTATTATCCTGATAAAACGAAAGTGGGTTGGTGGAAAAATGGCTACCCAGAGTATTTTGCAAAAGTATTAAATGCACCAAACTGGATAGGAATTAATGTTGAAATTAACGGTGAAAAATTAGATTTAGCATCATGTAAAGACATCAAAAATTTCCGCCGTGAGTTAAATATGAAAGAAGGTTGGTACAATCGTTCTTTCGAAATTACATTGAAAAACGGTGTTGATGTTGCAGTTAATGTTAATCGTTTTCTTTCTTTAGAAATTGATGAATTAGGTGCTATTCAATACGAAGTTACGCCACTAAATCAAGATGCAAAGCTTGTTTTTAAACCGTATGTTGATGCCGGAATCGAAAATGAAGACACCAATTGGGAAGAACGTTTTTGGGAAACTTTAGAAGTTAAAAATCAAGACAATCAAGCGTATGTTGTAGCGCGAACTTTAAAAACAAAGTTTACGGTTTCAACGTATATGCACAATTCGGTTTTAGTCAATGATGCAGTTTCTGATGTAAAACTTGTTGAGGTAGAAAAAGAAGCTTCGAAAATTTCATTCTCTTACGAAATAGCCGCTTCAAAAGGGCAAAAAGTAACACTTCAAAAATTTGGTGGATATGTTTCAAGTATGAATCATCCGGTTGAAGAATTAATTTTGGCTTCAAAAAAAGTAATTGAAAAAGCAAACGGAATAGGCTACAATCAATTATTAGAAAACCAAAAACAAGCATGGGCTAAAATTTGGGAAATGAGCGACATTACTATCAATGGAGATGTAAAAGCGCAACAAGGAATTCGTTTTAATATTTTCCAGTTAAACCAAACGTATTTAGGAAAAGATTCAAGATTAAATATTGGTCCAAAAGGATTTACTGGTGAAAAATACGGGGGTTCTACGTATTGGGATACCGAAGCGTATTGTATTCCGTTCTATATGGCAACCAAAGACCAACAAGTAGCTCGTAACCTATTAGCTTATCGTTATAATCAATTGGATAAAGCGATTGAAAATGCTGAGAAGTTAGGTTTCAAAAATGGTGCAGCTTTGTATCCAATGGTAACTATGAATGGAGAAGAATGTCATAACGAATGGGAAATTACATTCGAAGAAATTCACCGTAATGGAGCTATCGCTTTCGCTATTTATAACTACTATCGTTTTACTGGAGATTATTCTTACATTCCTGAAAAAGGATTAGAAGTTTTAATCGGAATTGCACGTTTTTGGCATCAAAGAGCTACGTTTTCAACGTATAGAAATCAGTATGTAATTCTTGGTGTTACTGGACCAAATGAATACGAAAACAACGTAAACAACAATTGGTATACAAATTATATTGCCAAATGGTGTATTCAATATACTTTAGAACAAATTCAAAAAGTGAATTCAGATTACCAATCTGATTTTACTAGAATTATGAATAAGGTAAAATTATCGC from Flavobacterium haoranii encodes:
- the pgmB gene encoding beta-phosphoglucomutase, with translation MKQKTFIFDLDGVIVDTAKYHFFAWQNLAKSIGVNFTHEDNEQLKGVSRVQSLELILGLGNKKATQEEKDIWLVQKNEEYLTFIEKMDESEILPDVERVLQFLKEHNQKIVLGSASKNAKPILEKVNLFRYFDAIVDGNDVSKAKPDPEVFLVGADKVYSKPKSCIVFEDSVAGVQAANQAAMLSIGIGEQNVLHEAKFCFTDFTKISNEFLLDLINC
- a CDS encoding glycoside hydrolase family 65 protein encodes the protein MNQDYIVPNEWSIIEEGFDAGRVKSSESLFSIGNGAMGQRANFEEFYSGKTFQGSYIAGVYYPDKTKVGWWKNGYPEYFAKVLNAPNWIGINVEINGEKLDLASCKDIKNFRRELNMKEGWYNRSFEITLKNGVDVAVNVNRFLSLEIDELGAIQYEVTPLNQDAKLVFKPYVDAGIENEDTNWEERFWETLEVKNQDNQAYVVARTLKTKFTVSTYMHNSVLVNDAVSDVKLVEVEKEASKISFSYEIAASKGQKVTLQKFGGYVSSMNHPVEELILASKKVIEKANGIGYNQLLENQKQAWAKIWEMSDITINGDVKAQQGIRFNIFQLNQTYLGKDSRLNIGPKGFTGEKYGGSTYWDTEAYCIPFYMATKDQQVARNLLAYRYNQLDKAIENAEKLGFKNGAALYPMVTMNGEECHNEWEITFEEIHRNGAIAFAIYNYYRFTGDYSYIPEKGLEVLIGIARFWHQRATFSTYRNQYVILGVTGPNEYENNVNNNWYTNYIAKWCIQYTLEQIQKVNSDYQSDFTRIMNKVKLSQTEMDSWKEVADNMYFPYSEEYGVYLQQDGFLDKELVTVAELDKAQRPINQKWSWDRILRSPYIKQADTLQGFYFFEDHFTKEELEKHFNFYEPFTVHESSLSPCVHSIQAAVLGRMEQAYTFYLRTSRLDLDDYNKEVHEGLHITSMAGTWMSIVEGFGGMRVKDGKLSFEPKIPSQWKGFSFKVNFRNTIVKVEVNQNEVSIKVDGENDFTVLVNGKETIAKTLQTN